One Chitinophagaceae bacterium C216 genomic window carries:
- the tgnB gene encoding Flavin-dependent trigonelline monooxygenase, oxygenase component — translation MYPTATAQIKFSVLDLATVCEGDSVHQTFQRSLQTARLVEELGYTRYWFSEHHNMENVASAATSVLIGFVAGGTRTIRVGSGGIMLPNHSPLIIAEQFGTLGSLYPGRIDLGLGRAPGTDPLTAMVIRNRPVDAPYDFKAHIQQLQTYFSVENKHAKVRALPGEGVDVPIWILGSSTDSAFLAAQLGLPYAFATHFAPDQFLRAISIYKDSFQPSAVLKEPYLMACVNVITADTNQEAAFLATSLYKMFLGIFTNSRAPLQPPFPVEELAHMWTPEQAYGVKHMLSYSFIGDKITVKNNLSTFLEKTGVHEIMVSSAIFDQSKKEHSLRLFKEVVEELNSVRTGN, via the coding sequence ATGTATCCTACTGCGACGGCTCAGATTAAATTTTCGGTTTTGGATTTGGCAACGGTTTGTGAGGGCGATAGTGTGCATCAAACTTTTCAGAGAAGCTTGCAAACAGCTCGATTGGTAGAAGAGCTAGGTTATACTCGTTATTGGTTTTCTGAGCATCATAATATGGAAAATGTGGCCAGCGCCGCCACATCAGTCTTGATTGGATTTGTGGCTGGGGGCACACGTACCATACGAGTAGGTTCGGGAGGCATCATGCTGCCCAATCATTCGCCATTGATAATAGCGGAGCAGTTTGGCACCTTAGGCTCTCTGTATCCGGGGCGTATTGATTTAGGCCTAGGGCGGGCACCAGGCACTGATCCTCTCACCGCAATGGTTATTCGAAATAGGCCGGTAGATGCCCCATATGATTTTAAGGCCCATATTCAGCAGTTGCAAACCTATTTCAGCGTAGAAAATAAACATGCTAAAGTGAGAGCACTGCCAGGAGAAGGTGTGGATGTGCCGATATGGATATTGGGTTCTAGTACCGATAGTGCTTTTCTGGCGGCTCAGCTGGGATTGCCCTATGCTTTTGCTACACATTTTGCTCCTGATCAATTTTTGAGGGCTATCTCTATTTACAAGGATTCTTTCCAGCCTTCAGCAGTATTGAAGGAGCCCTATTTAATGGCCTGTGTAAATGTAATCACGGCCGATACCAATCAGGAAGCTGCTTTTTTGGCCACCTCTTTATATAAAATGTTTTTGGGAATTTTCACCAATTCGCGTGCTCCACTACAACCCCCGTTTCCGGTGGAAGAATTGGCGCACATGTGGACGCCAGAGCAAGCTTACGGAGTAAAGCATATGCTCTCTTACTCATTTATAGGCGATAAAATCACCGTAAAAAACAATCTGAGCACTTTCCTAGAAAAAACAGGGGTGCATGAGATTATGGTCTCTTCGGCCATATTTGATCAGAGTAAAAAAGAGCACTCGCTGCGCTTGTTTAAGGAGGTTGTGGAGGAGTTGAATAGTGTTCGGACTGGAAATTGA
- the accD gene encoding Acetyl-coenzyme A carboxylase carboxyl transferase subunit beta, whose amino-acid sequence MADEIADFEKNLSGDQGKDQKTSWFRRIKKGILTKTSEKKETQEGLWTKCPECNYISTFAELKEQLFVCPKCGYHHRLNSSQYYEILFDNNEYTELFTNIRSKDFLGFTDLKPYKKRLEDIWKNNTNLKDSLRVAVGKVDGEEMVIACMDFEFIGGSLGSVMGEKFARAVDYCIQHRLPYMVINKSGGARMMESAFSLMQMAKTSGKLSQLSDAKLPYISLLTDPTFGGVSASFAMLGDLNIAEPGALIGFAGPRVIKETIKKDLPEGFQRSEFLLEHGFLDFIVNRKELKNKIATVIRLFKN is encoded by the coding sequence ATGGCTGATGAGATAGCAGATTTCGAAAAAAATCTTTCAGGAGATCAGGGAAAAGATCAAAAAACGAGTTGGTTTAGAAGAATTAAGAAAGGTATCCTGACGAAAACATCTGAAAAGAAGGAAACTCAGGAAGGACTTTGGACTAAATGTCCGGAGTGTAACTATATATCCACATTTGCTGAGTTGAAAGAACAATTATTTGTTTGTCCCAAATGTGGTTACCACCATCGCTTAAACAGTTCACAATACTACGAGATTCTGTTTGACAATAATGAGTATACAGAACTCTTCACCAATATAAGAAGCAAGGACTTTTTAGGGTTCACCGACCTGAAACCTTATAAAAAACGTCTGGAAGACATTTGGAAGAATAATACAAACCTCAAAGACTCTCTGCGTGTGGCTGTGGGGAAAGTAGATGGAGAGGAAATGGTCATTGCTTGTATGGACTTTGAGTTTATCGGAGGTTCGCTGGGAAGTGTAATGGGAGAAAAATTTGCCCGTGCCGTTGATTATTGTATCCAACACCGTTTGCCTTACATGGTAATCAACAAGAGTGGCGGTGCGCGTATGATGGAAAGCGCCTTTTCCCTGATGCAGATGGCTAAAACAAGTGGTAAATTATCGCAGCTCAGCGATGCGAAATTGCCTTATATATCCTTACTCACCGACCCCACTTTCGGAGGGGTATCCGCATCGTTTGCAATGCTTGGAGACCTTAATATAGCGGAACCGGGGGCCCTAATTGGTTTTGCGGGACCGCGTGTCATTAAAGAAACCATCAAAAAAGACCTACCCGAAGGGTTCCAACGTAGTGAATTTTTGCTGGAACACGGTTTTCTGGATTTTATAGTAAACCGTAAAGAACTGAAAAATAAAATCGCAACCGTTATCCGCTTATTTAAGAACTAA
- the pgcA gene encoding Phosphoglucomutase, whose product MDSAIQQKVDQWLQGNFDENTKNEIRRLQEENPQELVDSFYQNLEFGTGGLRGIMGVGTNRMNKYTVGMATQGYANYLKQIYPGTEIKVAIAHDSRNNSRFFAETTANVFAANGIKVFLFENLRPTPELSFAIRTLGCQGGVVCTASHNPKEYNGYKAYWNDGGQLVPPHDKNVIAEVEKIKSVDDVQWSGGEENITIIGKDIDEQYIEMVKGLSVYPEIIEKQSDLKIVYTPIHGTGITLVPKVLERFGFKNVHIVAEQQTPDGNFPTVAYPNPEEKETMSIGLQKAKELDADILLGTDPDADRVGIGIKNHHGEWVLMNGNQTAVLAFNYLLEARKEKGIAQPNDMIITTIVTTGMVDELAKGNNVACYRVLTGFKWIAEMIRLKEGKENYIVGGEESFGLMIGDKIRDKDAVSAVALLCEMAAYEKEKGRTLFEKLVELYIKYGFYKEHLISITKKGMDGQQQIAAMMQGYREHPPKEINGARVVKILDYQSSKALDVLTGDITDIHLPKSNVLQFVTEDGSLISARPSGTEPKIKFYFSVKEKLESAAQYDAVEKILDTKIANIIADMKLQ is encoded by the coding sequence ATGGATAGTGCTATTCAACAAAAGGTGGATCAATGGTTGCAGGGCAACTTTGATGAAAACACCAAGAACGAAATAAGAAGATTGCAAGAAGAGAATCCTCAGGAGCTTGTCGACTCCTTTTACCAAAACCTTGAGTTCGGAACCGGGGGGCTTCGCGGCATTATGGGAGTGGGTACCAATAGAATGAATAAATATACCGTGGGGATGGCTACGCAGGGGTACGCTAATTATCTGAAACAAATTTATCCAGGTACAGAAATAAAAGTGGCCATTGCGCATGACAGTCGCAACAACAGCCGCTTTTTTGCCGAAACCACTGCAAATGTTTTTGCCGCCAATGGCATTAAGGTGTTTTTGTTCGAAAACTTACGTCCTACGCCGGAGTTATCCTTTGCTATCAGAACCTTAGGATGTCAAGGAGGTGTGGTGTGCACAGCTTCGCATAATCCCAAAGAATATAACGGGTATAAAGCTTATTGGAATGATGGAGGACAACTGGTGCCCCCGCACGATAAAAACGTAATTGCTGAGGTAGAAAAAATCAAATCGGTAGACGATGTACAGTGGAGTGGGGGAGAAGAAAATATTACCATCATAGGTAAGGATATAGATGAGCAATACATTGAAATGGTTAAGGGATTAAGTGTATATCCCGAAATTATCGAAAAGCAAAGCGATCTAAAAATCGTTTATACTCCCATTCACGGTACGGGTATCACGTTGGTGCCTAAAGTGCTGGAGCGTTTTGGTTTTAAGAACGTGCATATTGTAGCGGAGCAACAAACTCCTGATGGAAACTTCCCTACAGTAGCGTATCCTAATCCAGAGGAAAAAGAAACCATGAGTATTGGCCTGCAAAAGGCCAAGGAGCTAGATGCCGATATATTGTTGGGTACAGATCCTGATGCAGACCGAGTGGGCATCGGTATCAAAAATCATCATGGAGAATGGGTGCTAATGAACGGTAATCAAACCGCCGTACTTGCCTTTAACTACTTACTAGAAGCAAGAAAGGAGAAAGGAATAGCCCAGCCCAATGATATGATTATTACTACCATTGTAACAACAGGTATGGTAGATGAGCTGGCAAAAGGAAACAATGTCGCTTGCTACCGAGTGCTTACCGGTTTCAAATGGATTGCTGAAATGATTCGCTTAAAGGAGGGAAAGGAAAATTATATTGTGGGGGGCGAGGAAAGTTTTGGTTTAATGATTGGCGATAAGATCAGAGATAAGGATGCGGTGAGTGCTGTGGCTCTTCTATGCGAGATGGCTGCTTATGAGAAAGAAAAAGGTAGAACCCTGTTTGAAAAACTAGTAGAGTTGTACATCAAATACGGCTTCTACAAGGAGCATCTTATTTCCATTACCAAAAAGGGAATGGATGGTCAACAACAAATTGCAGCCATGATGCAAGGCTATCGTGAGCATCCACCAAAAGAAATCAACGGGGCCAGAGTAGTGAAGATACTGGATTACCAAAGCAGTAAAGCTTTGGATGTGCTGACTGGAGATATTACGGATATTCATCTGCCAAAATCTAATGTACTGCAGTTTGTGACAGAGGATGGATCTTTAATTTCCGCACGTCCCAGTGGCACCGAGCCTAAAATTAAGTTTTACTTCAGTGTGAAGGAGAAACTGGAGAGTGCAGCTCAATATGATGCGGTAGAAAAAATACTCGATACTAAAATCGCGAATATTATAGCTGATATGAAGCTGCAATAA
- the yhgF gene encoding Protein YhgF — translation MDLKYIQQIAADLSLPVKNILNIQQLHADGATIPFISRYRKEATGNMDEVQVGSVIDKIKYYDDLQKRKETVLKTIEAAGKLTPELKKRIDDCISDTELEDIYLPYKPKRKTKATVAIEKGLEPLAQLIFTQAEEISEEKIKPFLNEQVKTEDEALQGARDIIAEWISENEQARTLVRSMFQESAIISSRVLSTKKEAEEAQKYRDYFDFKEPLAECPSHRLLAIRRGEKEGFLIMDISIEKESAIAALKEIFVKSSNQSGQHVATAVEDAYNRLLKPSIETEFRMSSKKSADEEAIRVFAENLRQLLLASPLGHKRVLAIDPGYRTGCKVVCLDENGTFLKYATIYPHAPQNEWQEAIAIIKDLVSSYNIEAIGYGNGTASKETEKLLRSIDFGKQIPIFLVNESGASIYSASEVAREEFPDEDVTVRGAISIGRRLLDPLSELVKIDPKSIGVGQYQHDVNQTRLKESLDTVVQSCVNYVGVDVNTASKHLLMYVSGLTPTIAKNIVEFRTKNGAFTSREQLLNVPMLGPKTFEQCAGFLRIPNAPNPLDNSAVHPESYGVVEEMANKLNCTVNDIIAKPELRKKINIKDFVTETVGTYTIEDILKELEKPGRDPRSPIEEFRFAEGVSSIEDLQVGMQLPGIVTNITNFGVFVDIGVKQDGLVHVSHLSNRYVSDPNEVVKLSQKVMVTVLEVDVARKRISLSMKDNRKEDGGSRTSHKSGGKGIQTSKPKSQFHSALEALKKKFDN, via the coding sequence ATGGATTTGAAGTATATACAGCAGATTGCAGCAGATTTATCATTGCCTGTAAAAAATATCCTTAATATACAGCAGTTGCATGCCGATGGGGCAACCATCCCCTTTATCAGCCGATACAGGAAAGAGGCAACTGGTAATATGGATGAAGTGCAGGTGGGAAGTGTGATTGATAAGATTAAATATTACGACGACCTACAGAAGCGGAAAGAAACCGTTCTGAAAACTATTGAAGCCGCAGGAAAATTAACTCCAGAATTAAAGAAGAGGATTGACGATTGTATCAGCGATACAGAGCTGGAAGATATTTATCTGCCTTATAAGCCTAAGCGCAAGACTAAAGCTACTGTGGCCATTGAAAAAGGTTTGGAGCCCCTTGCTCAACTAATTTTTACCCAAGCGGAAGAAATTTCAGAAGAAAAGATCAAGCCTTTCCTCAATGAGCAAGTAAAAACTGAGGATGAAGCCTTACAGGGTGCTCGTGATATTATTGCCGAGTGGATTTCAGAAAATGAACAGGCGCGAACGCTCGTGCGCTCAATGTTTCAGGAAAGCGCAATTATTTCTTCGCGCGTGTTGAGTACTAAAAAAGAAGCTGAAGAAGCGCAGAAGTATAGAGATTATTTTGATTTTAAGGAGCCCCTGGCCGAATGTCCCTCGCACCGCTTACTGGCGATTCGCCGTGGTGAAAAGGAGGGCTTTCTCATTATGGATATCTCCATAGAAAAAGAATCTGCTATTGCGGCACTCAAGGAAATCTTTGTTAAGTCAAGTAATCAGTCTGGACAACATGTAGCTACCGCTGTGGAAGATGCCTATAATCGCCTGCTCAAGCCCTCTATCGAAACGGAATTCCGTATGAGTAGTAAGAAGAGTGCCGATGAAGAAGCTATTCGTGTATTTGCGGAAAACCTAAGACAATTATTGCTGGCTTCACCCTTGGGACATAAACGAGTGTTGGCCATTGACCCAGGTTACAGAACAGGATGTAAGGTAGTGTGCCTGGACGAAAACGGAACCTTTCTTAAATACGCTACCATTTATCCACATGCTCCACAAAATGAGTGGCAAGAAGCCATTGCAATTATTAAAGACTTGGTATCATCTTATAATATTGAGGCAATTGGTTATGGAAATGGTACGGCAAGCAAGGAAACAGAGAAGTTGTTACGGAGTATTGATTTTGGCAAGCAAATACCTATTTTCCTAGTCAACGAAAGTGGGGCATCTATCTATTCGGCCAGTGAGGTAGCGCGTGAAGAATTCCCCGATGAGGATGTTACAGTACGCGGGGCCATCAGTATAGGTCGCCGTCTGCTCGATCCTTTAAGTGAATTGGTGAAAATCGACCCCAAAAGTATTGGTGTGGGACAATATCAGCATGATGTAAATCAAACCCGCCTAAAGGAAAGTCTGGATACCGTGGTGCAAAGCTGTGTAAACTATGTGGGAGTGGATGTAAATACTGCTAGCAAACACTTGCTGATGTATGTATCAGGTCTTACTCCTACCATTGCTAAGAACATTGTTGAATTTCGCACGAAAAACGGGGCTTTTACATCGCGGGAGCAATTATTGAATGTACCCATGCTGGGACCCAAAACATTTGAGCAATGTGCCGGTTTTTTACGTATTCCCAATGCTCCCAATCCTTTGGATAACTCGGCGGTGCACCCGGAGAGCTATGGTGTAGTAGAGGAGATGGCAAACAAGCTCAATTGTACCGTTAATGATATCATTGCAAAACCTGAGTTAAGAAAAAAAATCAATATTAAAGATTTCGTTACAGAAACAGTAGGTACTTATACCATTGAAGATATTTTAAAAGAGCTTGAGAAGCCAGGTCGCGACCCACGTAGTCCTATCGAGGAATTTCGCTTTGCCGAAGGTGTAAGTTCTATTGAAGATCTTCAAGTGGGGATGCAATTGCCCGGTATTGTTACCAATATTACCAACTTCGGGGTATTCGTGGATATAGGAGTGAAGCAAGATGGACTGGTGCATGTTTCTCATTTGTCCAACAGATACGTAAGTGATCCCAACGAAGTAGTAAAACTAAGTCAGAAAGTAATGGTTACTGTACTTGAGGTGGATGTAGCTCGTAAGCGTATTTCTTTAAGCATGAAGGACAACCGAAAAGAGGATGGCGGTTCGCGGACTTCTCATAAATCTGGCGGAAAGGGTATACAGACTTCCAAACCCAAAAGCCAGTTTCATTCGGCCTTAGAGGCACTGAAAAAGAAATTTGATAATTAA
- the dut gene encoding Deoxyuridine 5'-triphosphate nucleotidohydrolase: MPQLEVKIVNKSKHPLPTYATSGASGMDLRASIEEDIVLQPMERTLVPTGIFIELPEGYEAQIRPRSGLAIKQGLTCLNTPGTIDADYRGEIKVILINLSKEPQTIQNGDRIAQMVIQKVEIIQWVPVEALSETARNAGGFGHTGK; the protein is encoded by the coding sequence ATGCCACAATTAGAAGTAAAAATCGTTAACAAATCCAAGCATCCGTTGCCCACTTATGCCACTTCAGGTGCATCCGGCATGGATCTTCGTGCGTCTATTGAAGAGGATATTGTGCTCCAGCCTATGGAGCGAACTTTGGTACCTACAGGAATATTTATAGAGCTGCCTGAGGGTTATGAAGCGCAGATACGCCCTAGGAGTGGGTTAGCCATAAAACAGGGATTGACTTGTTTGAATACACCCGGTACCATTGACGCCGATTATCGAGGAGAGATTAAGGTGATTTTGATAAACTTGTCCAAAGAACCACAAACCATCCAAAATGGTGACCGCATCGCACAAATGGTGATTCAGAAAGTAGAGATAATACAATGGGTGCCGGTGGAAGCTTTAAGCGAAACGGCGCGCAATGCGGGAGGATTTGGCCACACCGGTAAATAA
- the kshB gene encoding 3-ketosteroid-9-alpha-monooxygenase, ferredoxin reductase component, producing the protein MDKSIIKEVEIVSVIHETADARTLVLKPLHGWQPRYKAGQFLTLIFNTPGGEKRRSYSISSCPDTGEPLSITVKKIDNGEFSRWLVYKAKPGDILSTSGVGGFFVLPENVQGKTFCFLAAGSGITPCFSLIKTLLLTTSQDVFLFYSNKSEKDTIFLKPLQDLMQQYPHRFHIHFMYSDRLDVYNSRMSNMVLNWLFDKHFAHRDKSSLLFYICGPFDYKLMAMISLHNNGISDKQIFKEDFSTLPPVRLPEPPDKDMHKVTLHLHGKVHVIEVQYPKSITASARDQHINMPYSCEAGRCGSCVATCISGKVWMAYNEVLMDEEIERGRVLTCQGYPIGGDVELVFE; encoded by the coding sequence ATGGATAAATCAATTATAAAGGAAGTAGAAATAGTATCAGTCATTCATGAAACAGCTGATGCCCGAACGCTAGTATTGAAACCACTACATGGCTGGCAACCTCGTTATAAGGCAGGCCAGTTCCTTACCCTCATTTTTAATACTCCGGGAGGGGAGAAAAGGCGCTCGTATTCCATATCATCGTGCCCCGATACAGGAGAACCATTGTCCATCACTGTAAAGAAAATTGATAACGGAGAGTTTTCTCGGTGGTTAGTGTATAAGGCTAAACCCGGCGATATATTGTCTACCTCAGGTGTGGGTGGTTTTTTTGTGCTGCCTGAAAATGTACAGGGTAAGACATTTTGTTTTTTAGCAGCAGGAAGCGGTATCACTCCTTGTTTTTCGCTTATCAAAACATTGCTGTTGACCACTTCGCAAGATGTGTTTCTATTTTACAGTAATAAAAGCGAAAAAGATACCATTTTTTTGAAGCCGCTGCAGGATCTAATGCAGCAATATCCCCATCGCTTTCATATTCATTTTATGTATAGCGATCGATTGGATGTTTATAATAGCCGCATGAGCAATATGGTGCTAAACTGGCTATTCGATAAGCACTTTGCCCATAGAGATAAAAGTAGTTTGCTTTTTTACATTTGCGGCCCTTTTGATTATAAGCTGATGGCAATGATTTCGCTACACAATAACGGCATCAGCGATAAACAAATCTTTAAAGAAGACTTCAGCACATTGCCTCCGGTAAGATTGCCCGAGCCGCCCGATAAGGATATGCATAAGGTAACGCTTCATCTACATGGTAAGGTGCATGTTATCGAAGTACAGTACCCGAAAAGTATAACTGCGTCAGCCAGAGATCAGCACATTAATATGCCTTATAGCTGTGAAGCCGGTCGTTGTGGAAGCTGCGTGGCTACTTGTATCTCGGGAAAGGTGTGGATGGCTTATAATGAAGTGTTGATGGATGAAGAAATTGAGAGAGGCCGGGTCCTTACTTGCCAGGGGTACCCTATTGGTGGAGATGTTGAACTCGTTTTCGAATAG
- the yedA gene encoding putative inner membrane transporter YedA, translating into MSETKNGSFLWVILAFAAVYIIWGSTYFFIELAVKYLPPPVLGAVRFFASGVIMLIWGMLRGEKVWDRSALLPSIISGILMLFLGNGAVIWSEQYLHSSFVAIFMASAPLWFLLLDKFNWKENFSNRYTLLGVSIGLIGVIALFYEKVSLSSFGQGILPLVILCTANISWSIGSLYSKYRAKQVSQTMNAAWQMLAAGAAFAITGVVHNDFATVDWATIPLKAWMFILYLVVFGSIIGYSAYVYLLSVRSVTTVSTYAYVNPLVAVLLGVLINKDHLSVLQLSGLAIILCSVFFINLAKKRSAKALAT; encoded by the coding sequence ATGAGTGAAACTAAGAACGGATCGTTTTTATGGGTAATTCTTGCTTTTGCGGCAGTGTACATCATTTGGGGATCGACCTATTTTTTTATAGAATTGGCCGTAAAATATTTACCTCCACCTGTATTGGGTGCTGTGCGCTTTTTCGCATCGGGGGTTATAATGCTGATATGGGGGATGCTGCGCGGAGAAAAAGTCTGGGATAGAAGTGCCTTATTACCGTCGATTATTAGCGGCATACTAATGCTGTTTTTGGGAAATGGAGCTGTTATCTGGTCAGAGCAGTATCTGCACAGCTCATTTGTAGCCATTTTTATGGCTTCTGCGCCGTTATGGTTTTTATTACTGGATAAGTTCAACTGGAAGGAAAACTTTAGTAACCGATATACTTTATTGGGTGTGTCCATCGGACTCATTGGGGTGATTGCGCTTTTCTATGAGAAGGTATCGTTATCCAGTTTTGGGCAGGGGATACTGCCGCTCGTAATCTTGTGTACTGCCAATATCAGCTGGTCCATCGGCTCATTATATTCAAAATACAGGGCTAAACAAGTATCTCAAACTATGAATGCGGCATGGCAGATGTTAGCCGCTGGTGCAGCATTTGCTATTACAGGCGTAGTGCATAATGATTTTGCAACAGTAGACTGGGCTACCATACCACTGAAGGCCTGGATGTTTATACTTTATCTTGTAGTGTTTGGTTCTATAATCGGATATAGTGCTTATGTTTATTTATTAAGTGTTAGAAGTGTTACTACGGTTAGCACATATGCCTATGTCAATCCTCTTGTAGCAGTGCTTCTGGGCGTACTGATTAATAAAGATCATTTGTCCGTTTTGCAGTTGAGCGGATTGGCAATTATTTTGTGTAGTGTTTTCTTTATTAATCTGGCAAAGAAGCGTAGTGCAAAAGCGCTTGCCACATAA
- the COQ3_3 gene encoding Ubiquinone biosynthesis O-methyltransferase, mitochondrial: MPTIHYSECPLCSSTNLKWVFDVKDYTVSGKEFSIIHCEDCTGRFTQGIPDVDEIGVYYKSEDYISHTNTTKGFINTLYQRVRRITLKQKAAIVKQHTGLQTGRVLDIGCGTGAFLHTMRAQGWQVTGLEPDADARAVAQKTYKIVAQPSHELFILPEGSFNAITLWHVLEHVHALHEYLERMKKLLTPQGVLFIAVPNYTSKDAQVYGKYWAGYDVPRHLYHFSPKSMKLLVEQHGLQIAQMLPMWFDSFYVDMLSSKYKAGKVNYLSAGLHGLASNINALGNVEACCSIIYVVRAVE; encoded by the coding sequence ATGCCAACAATTCATTACTCGGAGTGTCCGCTTTGTAGCTCCACGAATCTAAAATGGGTTTTTGATGTAAAAGACTATACGGTTAGCGGAAAAGAATTTTCAATCATTCATTGCGAAGATTGTACCGGAAGGTTTACACAAGGCATTCCCGATGTGGACGAAATCGGAGTGTATTATAAATCGGAGGATTATATTTCTCATACTAATACTACTAAGGGGTTTATCAATACCCTTTATCAGCGCGTACGTAGAATAACTTTGAAACAAAAGGCTGCTATTGTAAAGCAGCATACTGGTTTACAAACAGGCCGTGTATTGGATATTGGTTGCGGAACAGGTGCTTTTCTGCACACCATGCGGGCACAAGGCTGGCAGGTAACAGGCTTAGAACCTGATGCAGATGCTAGAGCTGTTGCTCAGAAAACGTATAAAATTGTAGCGCAACCGTCGCACGAGTTGTTCATCCTACCCGAGGGTAGCTTTAATGCTATTACATTGTGGCATGTATTGGAGCATGTTCATGCCCTTCATGAGTATTTGGAGCGGATGAAAAAATTGCTTACACCCCAGGGTGTGCTTTTCATAGCAGTGCCCAACTATACCAGTAAAGACGCACAGGTTTATGGTAAGTATTGGGCAGGTTACGATGTTCCTCGCCATTTATATCATTTTTCACCTAAGTCCATGAAACTGCTGGTTGAGCAACACGGTTTGCAAATTGCACAAATGCTGCCGATGTGGTTCGATAGCTTTTATGTGGATATGCTGAGTAGTAAATACAAGGCAGGAAAGGTGAACTATCTCAGCGCTGGACTACATGGCCTTGCTTCCAATATCAATGCGCTGGGTAATGTGGAGGCGTGTTGTTCGATTATCTATGTAGTTCGAGCGGTTGAATAA
- the smpB gene encoding SsrA-binding protein produces MAAPISIKNRSATYEYFIDSTYVAGMVLLGTEVKSLRQGRASFNDSYCFIHKGEIWIKHLHISPYSHGTVNNHDPDRDKKLLLQKREIRKIESKLKEKGYTLIPLRIFTNERNLVKIEIGLGKGKKLYDKRESIKKKDVEREMKRFLR; encoded by the coding sequence TTGGCAGCACCTATATCCATAAAAAACCGCTCCGCAACATATGAGTACTTTATAGACAGTACTTATGTGGCAGGTATGGTGTTATTGGGAACAGAGGTGAAATCCCTGCGACAGGGTCGTGCCAGCTTTAACGACAGTTATTGTTTTATCCATAAAGGCGAGATATGGATTAAACATCTGCACATATCGCCTTACTCTCACGGTACAGTAAACAATCATGACCCCGACAGAGACAAAAAGCTCTTGTTACAAAAACGCGAAATCCGAAAAATTGAATCGAAGTTGAAAGAAAAAGGCTATACGCTGATACCGTTAAGAATCTTTACTAACGAACGTAACCTAGTAAAAATAGAAATCGGATTAGGAAAAGGTAAAAAACTCTATGACAAGCGCGAATCCATCAAGAAAAAAGATGTAGAACGCGAAATGAAAAGATTTCTCAGATAA
- the ispF gene encoding 2-C-methyl-D-erythritol 2,4-cyclodiphosphate synthase, translating into MSYRIGSGIDFHQLVEGRDLWIGGVRIPHHKGALGHSDADVLLHAVCDALLGALALGDIGVHFPNNEDRFKDIDSKILLRECVRIITDKGYKVVNIDASLCLQEPKIKPYVPQMQEVIASICNIEIEDVSIKATTTEHMGFVGRGEGLTAQAVVLLQKV; encoded by the coding sequence ATGTCATACAGAATTGGTAGTGGTATTGATTTCCATCAATTGGTGGAGGGCAGGGATTTATGGATCGGGGGTGTTCGTATCCCTCACCACAAGGGCGCATTAGGGCATAGTGATGCAGATGTGCTATTACATGCCGTTTGTGATGCATTGTTAGGTGCTTTAGCCCTAGGAGATATCGGCGTGCATTTTCCCAATAATGAAGACCGCTTTAAAGATATTGACAGTAAAATTCTATTACGCGAGTGCGTTAGGATAATTACAGACAAGGGTTATAAAGTAGTGAATATTGATGCTTCATTATGTTTACAAGAACCTAAGATTAAACCCTACGTTCCTCAAATGCAGGAAGTCATTGCCTCTATTTGTAATATAGAGATAGAGGATGTATCCATCAAAGCTACCACTACCGAGCATATGGGTTTTGTGGGAAGAGGAGAGGGCTTAACAGCCCAAGCTGTGGTATTACTACAGAAAGTGTGA
- the erpA gene encoding Iron-sulfur cluster insertion protein ErpA has product METTSVATPVTFTAGAVKELKRLMSAPDFDKSQYLRIGVKGGGCSGMSYVLGFDTKTESDKEFEIEGIPCVMNKAHELYLMGMEIDWSEGLDNRGFTFNNPNASSTCGCGSSFAV; this is encoded by the coding sequence ATGGAAACAACCTCTGTTGCAACTCCGGTTACCTTCACAGCCGGAGCCGTTAAAGAGCTTAAACGGCTCATGAGTGCACCCGATTTCGATAAATCGCAATACTTACGCATTGGTGTAAAAGGAGGAGGATGTAGTGGTATGAGTTATGTTTTAGGTTTTGATACTAAAACCGAGAGTGATAAGGAATTTGAAATAGAAGGCATCCCCTGTGTGATGAACAAAGCCCATGAACTGTACCTTATGGGAATGGAGATTGACTGGAGCGAAGGACTGGATAATCGTGGGTTTACATTCAATAATCCGAATGCTAGCAGTACTTGTGGCTGTGGCAGTAGTTTCGCCGTTTAA